A window of Pirellulales bacterium genomic DNA:
TCTTGCTCGATCAAGCTGGCCACGACCGCCAAGTCCATGCAATTCCGAAGCGATCCAAAAATCGTATCCTTGGATGAAAGCTCCTCGAATTTGGCGGTCATCGTGTCGGCCCATTTCTGGGCCAGCGGGTTCGCCTTGCCGGTGTGCTCGCGGCTGCCGGTCTGCGAGAAGTGATCTTCTTCGGTCAAGCACTTCACGCCCGTGCCGCGCAACTGCCAGGCCAGGCCGTCTTGGTCCTTCAACAGCGGTTCATAATTGGCCGCCAGCCACCACCGCGGCGTCTGGATTTTCATGCTGGGGGAGACCATCTCCAAATAGCTCGGCATCCCCTTCACCGGCGCCGGCTCGAAGTGCATCGCCAGCCGCTTCATTCGATGATCGGCCGCCACCATCACCAGCGCAAAATGGCTCGAACCTGGCACGCCGCTCACGCTGATCTTCTGCGGGCCCAGGCTCTTCTCGATCTCCGACGAGGTTCGGTCGGGATCGCCCATCGTGCTCTTCTGTGAGAAGTAGGCTTGCAATTGAGCCATTCCCTCGGGCGTCGGATCGATCGAGCAGCTTATGCCCCCGTTGCGGGCTGCGTCGGCACTGCGCAGGGCAACCAGCAAATCCTCCAACCGCAGCACCGCCCGGCCCGTCTTCGCGCCGACTACTTCACCCTGCTCGTTGACTTTCCAGCCCTCGGCCGGACCGGCGAGCACGAGATCGTGCCGCTGCGGATCGACGAACACATACTCGACGCGTTGCAGTCCGGCCAGATACCGCACTTCATCCGGCAGCGGCTGGTTGGCCTTTTGCAAAGCGGCGATCGTCTCCTGCAGCCGTCGCAATGAGACCATTCGCAGTTCGGCGGGCTGATTCAGATCGCCCGGCAGTTGGGCCAGAGCCTTGCGCCGCAAATTCGAGAGGTCGTGCAGGGCATCGGTTTTCACGACCGTGAGCACGCCTTCGGTGCTGATCGCCACGCCCCCGACCGCTTGCTGGATCACTTGCGCGCGCACGTTTCCGGTTGCCGAAAGCGCCAGCCAGGCGGCCACCATTGGGAGCGCGAAGCGAACCGCGCACGAGAGAACCGATCGGTAGTGACACGCAAACATGGCAACTCCTCCTCTGCTCGTTCGAAGATTAGACGACCCCACCATCCTAATTCGTTCTTTCGGGATTAGCAAGAAAATCGCGGCTTTGCCGCCAGACATCGTCCGGGGGCGACGGCTTAGCGGGTCGTGCGTTGACGGGCGATCTTGCCCACGAACCACCCCAAAACCTTGCGTAAATAGGGTGCGAGGGACTAAGGTGGAGCGTGGCGGATTGCCGGTCGCGAATTAGGGGTCCTATCCGAAAACGGCCTGCAGGGGGGCTGTCCCCTTTTATTACGGACTGCAAAAAGAGGGACAGACCCCAGCGGTTTTCGATCCGGCTCGCGTCAACTTGTCGTCCGAGGCGGATCAGCCGCCCGAAACGGTTTGCAAGGCTACGGTTCTCGAAATGCTCGCCTATCTGGTCATCCGCGAGGGGACGAAGTGGACCGACGTGTTTCGGCTCGTGCCGGGGCAAGCGGTCACGATCGGCCGCGCGCCGACGAATCAGATCGTCATTAAGGACGAGCGTTGCAGCCGCGCTCATGCCGAAGTGTTTCATTCACAAGGGCAATGGGTCGTTCGCGATCTCGAGAGCCGCAACGGCACGACGATCGGCGGCCAGCCGGTTCGCGGCGACCACGTGCTCGAAGCGGGCGAGATCATTCGGATCGGGCAATCGCAGATGGCGTTTGTCAATGATCTGACGAAGGCCTTTCCCGATTCGAGCGTGATCCGCGATTTGAAGGTCCGGGCCGGCGCGAACGACGAGACCACGCTCGCCGAATCGCTCGACGAAGAGAACGTGCTCGCCGCCGCCGAACCGACGACGATCACGCATCGCCGCGGCCAGACCAAGTTCCTCGAGCCCGTCGCCGAGGAAGATACCGGCATTCCTAAGGTCGGCCGCGCGGCGGCGCAGCTTTGCCGTTTAGCATTCGAGCTGGCCCAGGCGCCCGACATCAATGCCATCGCGCAGTTGGCCTTGGCCGGCGTGTTCGACGGCACCGAGGGAGACGCCGGCGCCATATTGCTCCTGCCGCGCACCGTGATCGGCGAGCCGGCCGGGATCGACCTGGAAGTGATCGCCTCGCGGACCGATACGGAATTCCCGTACCACCGCGTTTCCAGTTTTCTCGCCTCCACGGTGCTTCGCGAGGGAGAAGCGGTGCTCGCCCGCAATGTGCTCGGCGATAGCGCGCTGGGGGGCCGCGACAGCAAAGGGGAAATCCACGCCACGAGCGTTCTCTGCGCCCCGATTCGCCGTGGCACGAAAGTCTCCGGGTTGATCCATCTCTACTCAACCGATCCCGAGCGGATTCCGGATCCGGATGACTTGGAATTCACATTGGCCGTGGCTGACACCGTGGCCGTGGCGCTCGAAAACCTTAGCCGGCGTCAGGAATTGGCCGAGAACTTGAGCCAGATTCGCGATGAGAATCTTCAACTCCGCGAACGCCTCGGCGTGGAGAGCGAGATTATCGGCAATAGCCCCGTCATGGCCAGAGTCACCCGCGAGATCAACCGCGCCGCCCCGAGCCGCGCTACGATCCTCATTCGCGGCGAAAGCGGCGTCGGCAAGGAACTGGTCGCTCGAGCGGTGCATTTCTCGAGCCCGCGCCGCAAAGGCCCGTTCGTTTGCTTGAACTGCGCCGCGTTGACGGAGAGTCTGTTGGAGAGCGAATTGTTCGGCCACGAACGCGGCGCCTTCACCGGCGCGACTGAACGGAAGATCGGCAAATTCGAATCGGCCCACGAGGGAACGCTGATGCTCGACGAGATCGGCGAGATGAGTTCCACCACGCAAGCCAAATTCCTCCGCGTGTTGGAAGGGCATCCGTTCGAGCGCGTCGGCGGCAGCGAGGCGATCCAAGTGGACGTGCGCGTGATCGCCGCCACCAATCGCGATCTGGAGCGCGCTGTCGCCGAAGGGCAATTCCGCCGCGATCTTTACTTCCGCCTGCACGTGCTGGAGATCTTCGTTCCGCCGCTCCGCAAGCGACCGGAAGACATCCCCGTGTTGGCTCATTATTTTCTCCAACGCTTCAACGCTGAGACGGGCCGCCGGCTGCGCGGTTATACGACCGAGGCCACCGAGCAGATGCTCCGCTACCGCTGGCCAGGAAATGTCCGCGAGTTGAAGAACGTCGTCGAGCGGGCGGTGGTGCTGGCCCGCGGCGACTTGATCGAAATGGAAGATCTGACGCTCACCAAGCTCTCGACCGCCGGAGACACGCAGGACGTCGCCCCGCCGGCTAGTTCGTACGAGCCGGTATCGCTCGACGAAATGGAACGGCGGCACATCCTGGCTACGCTCAACTCGACCAACTGGAACAAGAGCCAGACTGCGAACATCCTCGGGATCGAGCGCTCAACCTTGGACCGCAAGATTCGCCGCTACGAAATCGAAGGCTACCTCGAGCCGCGCGGCGCCCGCGGAACGGGCTAGTGGAGCTTCAAAACTGTATTGAAACGTTGGGTGCCATGCCCACGGCCTTGCGTGGGCATGGATTGTGTTGGCACATGGCCACTCAGAGCAGTGGCCATGGCACCCATCGATTCAGTATTGAAGCCCCACTCGGTGGCGAACGGTGTGTGGCAAGTGACAAGCGTAACGTAAGATTCTGAGGGCTTCCAATCGCCACCAGCCAGACTCTTCATGCCCGCAAATACTTTCGCGCTCACCGGAAGTCGTCCGCACACGTCGAACGTTCCTAATCGGACTTTTGGTTCCGACGCCTGGAATGCACTCGTGTTGAGATTCAGCGCCGTGGCCGCTCAAGCGGCGACGATCTGGATTACGTGGCCACTCTGGACGGTACGGCATTACAACCCGGCCCAGGCGTCGCCGGTCTCGCCGATGCTGCCGGCCTTTCCGCTGCCGCAGTTCGACGTGCTCCCCTGGCTGCTCGGTTCGTTGGTGGTCGTGCTGTTCGCGCCGCGATGGGGCGTGGTGCTTCATGGGGCGATCCTGTTTTGGGCGATCCTCTTGGATCAAATCCGGATGCAGCCGGAGTGCATCTCGCTGTGGGTGCTGATGCTCGGCTCTCTCAATTCGCCGGGCGTGAAGCTGCTGGCCCGCTCGCACTTGATCGCGCTCTGGTTCTTCGCCGGCTTCCACAAGCTAATTAGTCCCGGCTATTACGAAGCGGTCGTGCCGTTCATGGCCGGCCGCTCGCCGGGCGATTCTCCCATCGCATATCAGGTGCTCGGCGGCTTGGCGGCGTTGTTCGAAATGGCGCTGGCCGGTTTGGCGATCGTCCCGCGAACGCGGCGGCTGTGCGCGGTCCTGGCCGCCCCGTTTCACTTGGCCGTAATGTGGTGGCTGGCGTTCCACATGCACTGGAACGAGTCGGTATGCCCCTGGAATGCCGCGATCGCCGTGGCGGGCTTCACACTGATCTGGCCCTGGCGCAGCTCATTCCGCGACGATTGGCGGCACGTTTCGCGGCCGGGGCGGGTGGCCGTCGCATTCGTGCTCCTCTCGCCGCTGTTGTTCTACGTCGCTTTGTTCGATCCGTTCCTCTCGTATTGCATTTACACCAGCAACGTCCCCGAGGCTTGGATTGCCGTCCCCGGCGGCGAGTCAATTCCGATCAGCAGCCTGCTCGGCCCCGAGTTGAACGTAGCCATCCCGCCCGAGCATCGGCTTTTCGAGGCCTATTTCGAGCAAGTGGGCCAGCCCAGCGATACGCTCATCATCGAAGACCCGCGGTGGTGGGCCCGGCTTCGCGGATACGATCACCGCGAGATCGTCAAGCCCGCCGCCCACGATGTCGCGAAGTAGCACGAATCTATCCCGGAAACTTCACCTCCCGTCCGGCCGAGTCCTGGCATTCGAATGCCAAATGCTCCGGCGAGACCCCTTCGCGGCCGAAGACTTGGATCGTCAACTGGCCGTCGTCTTCGAGCTGGGCCATTTCGCGGCGCTTCTTGTTGTTTAAGTAGGTCGCAACCTCGTCGGCCACGGTGATCGAGACCTTGGCGATGTCGTCGCGCTGGGCCGAGAGGATCAATAGCCGAATCACCTCGATCGCCATACTTTCGGCGGTTTTGACGACGCCCGTGCCCGTGCAGCCGGGGCAATCCTTGTAGACGCTGCGCTTGAGGCTGGGGCGAATTCGCTGCCGCGTCATCTCGACCAGGCCGAATGGGCTGGTGCGAAGAATCTTCGTGCGAGCGCGGTCGCGCTTCATCGCTTCGCGCAAGGCGCGCTCCAGCCCGCGGCGGTGCCGCTCTTTGCGCATGTCGATGAAGTCGTTGACGATCACACCGCCGAGATCGCGGAGCCGAAGCTGCCGGGCAATCTCCTTGGCCGCGAGCAG
This region includes:
- a CDS encoding DUF1598 domain-containing protein, which encodes MFACHYRSVLSCAVRFALPMVAAWLALSATGNVRAQVIQQAVGGVAISTEGVLTVVKTDALHDLSNLRRKALAQLPGDLNQPAELRMVSLRRLQETIAALQKANQPLPDEVRYLAGLQRVEYVFVDPQRHDLVLAGPAEGWKVNEQGEVVGAKTGRAVLRLEDLLVALRSADAARNGGISCSIDPTPEGMAQLQAYFSQKSTMGDPDRTSSEIEKSLGPQKISVSGVPGSSHFALVMVAADHRMKRLAMHFEPAPVKGMPSYLEMVSPSMKIQTPRWWLAANYEPLLKDQDGLAWQLRGTGVKCLTEEDHFSQTGSREHTGKANPLAQKWADTMTAKFEELSSKDTIFGSLRNCMDLAVVASLIEQEHLADKADCRLDLLMNAKQLPVDQYQVPKQVDSLASVLKKGHNYIISASGGVLFQPWAVIRESKLDQSAAAVRGKVVEATKTNSWWWN
- a CDS encoding sigma 54-interacting transcriptional regulator, whose product is MLAYLVIREGTKWTDVFRLVPGQAVTIGRAPTNQIVIKDERCSRAHAEVFHSQGQWVVRDLESRNGTTIGGQPVRGDHVLEAGEIIRIGQSQMAFVNDLTKAFPDSSVIRDLKVRAGANDETTLAESLDEENVLAAAEPTTITHRRGQTKFLEPVAEEDTGIPKVGRAAAQLCRLAFELAQAPDINAIAQLALAGVFDGTEGDAGAILLLPRTVIGEPAGIDLEVIASRTDTEFPYHRVSSFLASTVLREGEAVLARNVLGDSALGGRDSKGEIHATSVLCAPIRRGTKVSGLIHLYSTDPERIPDPDDLEFTLAVADTVAVALENLSRRQELAENLSQIRDENLQLRERLGVESEIIGNSPVMARVTREINRAAPSRATILIRGESGVGKELVARAVHFSSPRRKGPFVCLNCAALTESLLESELFGHERGAFTGATERKIGKFESAHEGTLMLDEIGEMSSTTQAKFLRVLEGHPFERVGGSEAIQVDVRVIAATNRDLERAVAEGQFRRDLYFRLHVLEIFVPPLRKRPEDIPVLAHYFLQRFNAETGRRLRGYTTEATEQMLRYRWPGNVRELKNVVERAVVLARGDLIEMEDLTLTKLSTAGDTQDVAPPASSYEPVSLDEMERRHILATLNSTNWNKSQTANILGIERSTLDRKIRRYEIEGYLEPRGARGTG